The following nucleotide sequence is from Lacinutrix sp. Hel_I_90.
TATCGCATTTGCAGACGATAGTAAAAACCCAACTTATGCAGGTATTCGTCGTGATGGTATAGAAATTCATCTACAATGGTATGATGCAAAAGCATGGGATGTCGGGTTTAACAAACCAAGATTGCGCATCGTCACTGAGCATATTGAAAATCTATATAAGGAATACGAATATCAAGAAGTGTTCAGTGAGAATACTAAACTACAAGAAACCGAGTGGCAAACGCGAGAATTTACTGTTTCCGATTTGTATAACAACGAATTAACATTTTACCAAAATTTATAGTATTTTTTTATCTGTTTTTCTTGAATGCGTTCCGTATTCTTTTCTGTAAATTTTCACCAATATAATAAATAAACTCACAAGCAAGGGTCCAAATATTAAGCCTATAAAACCAAATAATGGCACGCCAATAATCACACCTATTAGTGTTATCAAAGGATGTACTTTATCTAATTTTTGAAGGACATAGAGTCTTATAA
It contains:
- a CDS encoding glyoxalase/bleomycin resistance/extradiol dioxygenase family protein, which produces MKPILHQIHPILPVQNVVEALSYYVKQLGFIIAFADDSKNPTYAGIRRDGIEIHLQWYDAKAWDVGFNKPRLRIVTEHIENLYKEYEYQEVFSENTKLQETEWQTREFTVSDLYNNELTFYQNL